The Borrelia duttonii Ly genomic sequence TAGAATAAAGAACAATAATTTACTGTAATTCAAACTCATTGTAGCCATAATGTTTCTTTTAATTCCTCTAATTTTTTTATAATATCATTCTTTAACCCTAAAAGACTCTCATCACCCACATGAATTTTTTTATAAATAATTCCCGTATTCGAACCAATTATCCTTATATTACCATTAATACTTGATATACGATCAGCAGAAGCAACTTCCATGAATTTTTTTATGCTACTAAAAATATTCCTAATATCTTTAATTACACTTGCCCTTCTATATAATAATTCACCAAACATAGCATTAAGTGAACTAACAATATCCATATTATTCCCCTTCTTAATATTAACAAGATTAAAATCACTAATAACAACATCACTTGCTGTTATAACAGCAGAAACATATTGATCAATATCTCTTAAAGAAAATAATAAAGCTTTAATATTTTGTTTCCTATCCTCATCAATAAAGTCAAATAATCTAGCTATGAGATTTTTTAAAATCTCAATATCTTCAACATTATAATCTAAACTAGCATAAACACTATTTCTTTGACTTTCAGTTTTAAATTCATTATCAAATATAATATTGTCAAATGGAATTTCTTTATCAAAATCTTCCTTTTTTAATTTAAATGACTCATAATTGGAATGAAACATTCTTTTAAATTTTAAGTAATTTACTTTAAGTAACTCAACATCACTTCTTCCATCATGACCACTAAGTCCATCTTTACCATTATGACCCACAAATCCAGCTAGACCACGCTCCCCTATTTTACATCCAAATACTAACAACATTAAAATAAAAATTACTACATAAATTTTTTTCATAAAAACTCCTTTTAGAGCCTCAACATACTAGACATTGGTATTTATTTTCTTAATAATTAGATCTCTCAAACTTTTCAAGCTATCATTGTCTCCATAAATTTTTTCATAAATATTACCACCAACATCAATAATTGGAGCTAACTCAACTTTAAGATTTGAAGGACTTGATGAACCCAATGTTGCCAAATTTGGATTTTTCAGTAATACTTTAATATCATTAACAATACTTTCTCTTAAACCTAACATACCCATCAAAAGAAAATTAAGTTCAAAAACAGCAGACCTGTCAAAACTACGCAACCTATCCAAGTCAAAATCAGGAGTAAATAAATTTAAGTTTATAACCTCATCAATATAACTGGCACTATCTAATAGAGAATTCAAAAAATTTTTAGCAACATTATGATCTTGCGAAGTAGAACTACGACCTCCTACCAATAATCGTAAAATATGCAATACATCCTCAAAAACCAATTCATTACTCTTTACTGCAATACAAATATAATCTTTATTTTTATCTGATTGGAATTTATCCTCAAATGCAACATGTGAGAATATAGAAGACTTTTCAATAGAATCCTTAATTTTCTTAACATCACCAAGATTATAATTATAAGAACTCTTAAGGACTAAAAAGGCTGACATTAACAATTCAACATCACCATGATGATCTTGTCCCTTCTCTCCATCTCTTCCATCAGGACCCCTAAGACCCTGTATCCCAGTAGGCCCAACACATCCCAATATCACTAAAAAATTTACAACACATATTAATACATTCATTCTTTTCATAAAAACTCCCATTCTAAGAATCTATAAAAACTAAACTCTTCGTTTTAAATTTTTTATTTTATTTAAAATTGCCTCTTTTAAACTAAACAAACTATCAACACCTAAATTAACTTGTTTATAAATATTTCCTGATGAAGTAATAATTACATTTAATGAATTCATAATATTACGCATACTTGGGTTTCCAACATCGATATATCCCTTTAACATACTAAACAACAATCTAATATCATCTATTATCTTTTCTCTCCCCATCCACATCATCATTAACATAACATTAAGGTCACTAATACCTGCAACATCATCAATTTCATTTAATAAATCCAAACTAGGTTCCAATGCAGACAAAACTAATTTTACATGTCGAGCACTATCAACTAAAACATTCAATACATGTAAAGCATTACTCCTAATTATTTCATCCTTACTATCCACCAATATCTCTACAACCTTTTCTACTACCTTAATATCCTCAATGTTATATTTTAAGCTAGCATAAAAATCATTTCTTTGCTCAACATTGCTACCCGAAAATTCATCTTTAAATACACTATGAGAGAAAAAAGCTTCAGCATCAAAATTATTAACTTCAGAATCAAATTTTTCTCTATTAGCAGTATACGACCTATAAAGATTAAAAAAATTCATATACAAAATCGCAAGATCACCTCGTCCAGCCTTACCCGGTTTTCCATCAACCCCATCACTTCCTGCAAGCCCCATCCGACCTGAAGGGCCTTTAGCATCACAACCCGTAAATAACAAAACACCAAATGTAATACTCATTACCATACATATAAATTTCATTCAACCACTCCTCACTTCTCCTTCATAACTAAAAATACATTAAGATATCAATACTTATTATCTAAGTATAATTAGTTTCAAACAATAAGAAGTATTAGTTTATAATCATTATAACACAAATTATTAAAATAATTAAAACAATATATTAAATGACATTTATGTATATTTTTTACTATAATCAATATTAAAATATCCAATTAATTAATCAACTAATTGGATATATTATATTAATATACATAATGATCAATTGGCCTATCTTTAATACCATACCCTCAATATAAATAAGTAGTAATAGATATAATCAAATAGGATTTCAAACTTTAGAATATCTAAATAAATGTCTTATATTCTAATTTTAAGATAACTCATAAGAACGCTTCTTATTGTTAGTTAAATTTAAATTCATTTTGTTTAATCTCAATATGTTCCTGTTGTAAGTTCTCAGCAACATCCTGTTTACAAGACAAAATACTTAGCATACATAACACATACAGTACACATATTATAAATAACAAAACGCCTATTCGTTTCACACAATTCTCCTTTTCTAAAATTACATGATAATAATAATAGTAATAGTAATACTATATAATTAATAAGTTTTAATATTGATTATAATATAAAATATTATCACAAATAAAAAAACAATTTAAACTTTAAAAAAATAAATTTTATAGATATCAATCTAATATAAAAGACAATATATATCAAAAAAAGCAGACAACAGGATACTTATTTTAAAAATATAATTAATTATAAATTTTAACAAAAAAATTCATAAACTTAATAAGTTAATAATAACTACCTCTAAATTAGAAGTAGCTATTATTTATATAGAATATTGAAGAATTATTTTACTAAATATGCTATGCGAGTTACCATTCCTATAATAGAATAAGATGCATGCTGAATCTCTCTACTAGAATTATTCTCAAGCCCAATAGTTTGTTTTAACCCCCTCAACACTTCTTTTTTATTTTTCGATGCTAATGAGAGTATTTGTTCTTGAATTATCTTTACTGCATTGTCTCTTTCGATCATAAATTTTTCTAAGAGATCATTAAGTGCAATTATATCTTCCACGCTCTTACCATTTTTAATTCGATCTAAATTTGCAGTATTTAAATGATTATTGATAAGTTTTCTTGTATAATTTGAAATATTTAATAATAGATTAAATAAATGAGCTGCAACTCTTGTATCACCATAAGAATAAAGAGCAGGATATTTTAAATCCAA encodes the following:
- a CDS encoding transcription antitermination NusB family protein, with product MKRMNVLICVVNFLVILGCVGPTGIQGLRGPDGRDGEKGQDHHGDVELLMSAFLVLKSSYNYNLGDVKKIKDSIEKSSIFSHVAFEDKFQSDKNKDYICIAVKSNELVFEDVLHILRLLVGGRSSTSQDHNVAKNFLNSLLDSASYIDEVINLNLFTPDFDLDRLRSFDRSAVFELNFLLMGMLGLRESIVNDIKVLLKNPNLATLGSSSPSNLKVELAPIIDVGGNIYEKIYGDNDSLKSLRDLIIKKINTNV